The Allocatelliglobosispora scoriae genome contains a region encoding:
- a CDS encoding SMI1/KNR4 family protein — MTESAEQLAAIQDAYAVWRRRHRRRSSGEPVSATQIAEAEAVLGLTLPTGYVAFLTTFGVGGPNDLITPRAAVADSQGDAGGWAHVRRPFTIVNGKCPMPDPEDASVVDGAIPVNIGGCDFHTVLAVTGDLAGTVWTNDYNNVDEDSYFVWAPARLVTGERQSEPVEFLTWMRHRTERAAEYAARRPWWRRRFD, encoded by the coding sequence ATGACCGAGTCGGCCGAGCAGCTTGCCGCCATCCAGGACGCCTACGCGGTGTGGCGTCGCCGGCACCGGCGGCGTTCCAGCGGGGAACCGGTGTCGGCGACGCAGATCGCCGAGGCGGAGGCCGTCCTCGGCCTCACGCTCCCGACCGGCTACGTCGCGTTCCTGACCACCTTCGGCGTCGGCGGTCCGAACGATCTGATCACGCCCCGCGCGGCCGTGGCCGACAGCCAAGGGGATGCGGGCGGCTGGGCGCACGTCCGGCGGCCCTTCACGATCGTCAACGGCAAGTGCCCGATGCCCGACCCCGAGGACGCGAGCGTCGTCGATGGCGCGATCCCCGTCAATATCGGCGGCTGCGACTTCCACACCGTGCTCGCGGTGACCGGCGACCTCGCCGGGACGGTGTGGACCAACGACTACAACAACGTCGACGAGGACAGCTACTTCGTCTGGGCACCGGCCCGGCTGGTCACGGGCGAGCGGCAGTCCGAGCCGGTGGAGTTCCTGACCTGGATGCGGCACCGGACCGAGCGGGCCGCCGAGTACGCCGCCCGTCGCCCGTGGTGGCGCCGCCGGTTCGACTGA
- a CDS encoding DUF998 domain-containing protein produces MTTLAHATGRTTVSTRPLLLAGAAAAPIFTVVALAQTFTREAYDLTRHPVSMLANGDLGWIQTMSFLTTGALTVAGAVGARRVLRGGKAGTWGPILLAVIGLGMLIAGVFRMDAADGFPIGTPAGVPTTMSSEAMLHNLGGSLSFFSMIALCFVLARRFTVRGERAWAVGGRVCGVLFALGLGWAFSGGTAGALTLFLGVVIAWGWIAASLVRLVRPAN; encoded by the coding sequence ATGACCACCCTTGCTCACGCCACCGGCCGCACCACGGTCTCGACTCGTCCGCTGCTGCTCGCAGGCGCGGCCGCCGCGCCGATCTTCACGGTGGTGGCGCTGGCGCAGACCTTCACCCGCGAGGCCTACGACCTGACCCGGCACCCGGTCAGCATGCTCGCCAACGGTGACCTCGGCTGGATCCAGACCATGAGCTTCCTGACCACCGGGGCGCTCACCGTGGCCGGTGCGGTCGGCGCCCGTCGGGTGCTGCGCGGCGGTAAGGCCGGGACCTGGGGACCGATCCTGCTCGCCGTCATCGGCCTCGGGATGCTCATCGCCGGTGTCTTCCGGATGGACGCGGCCGACGGCTTCCCGATCGGCACACCGGCCGGTGTCCCGACGACGATGAGCAGCGAGGCGATGCTGCACAACCTCGGTGGCAGCCTCTCCTTCTTCTCGATGATCGCGCTCTGCTTCGTGCTGGCCCGGCGGTTCACGGTCCGTGGCGAGCGGGCCTGGGCCGTCGGCGGCCGGGTCTGCGGCGTGCTCTTCGCGCTGGGGCTGGGCTGGGCGTTCAGCGGCGGCACGGCGGGTGCGCTGACGCTGTTCCTCGGCGTCGTCATCGCCTGGGGCTGGATCGCCGCAAGCCTCGTCCGGCTCGTTCGGCCCGCGAACTAG
- the rsgA gene encoding ribosome small subunit-dependent GTPase A yields the protein MTTLLSSLGWDEALASAYPLLLADPDHRPGRVLRADRGVCTVLTETGVDRASLAGSVLRAASADPVRLPCAGDWVIVRRWPDDRTTLEVVLPRRTVIVRRTSDKDSSGQVLAANIDVAAVVEPMDSGPDLGRIERFLALGWESGAVPIVVLTKSDVSTDPEAVAESVRAIAPGVEVVIVSADQGVGLDKLRPLIAHGRTLGLLGRSGAGKSTLVNALAGATVMTTQGVRRVDGKGRHTTTYRALIPIPGGGAVLDTPGVRGVGLLDGSDGLDKAFEDVVDLIDLCRFSDCAHEGEPGCAVRAALADGDLAPRRWESWQRLQKELAFEARRKDVRTRAEEKERWKRLTQHSRGTSRP from the coding sequence ATGACCACGCTTTTGTCGTCGCTCGGCTGGGACGAGGCGCTCGCCTCGGCGTACCCCCTGCTGCTCGCGGACCCCGACCACCGGCCTGGGCGAGTGCTGCGCGCTGATCGTGGCGTGTGCACCGTGCTGACCGAGACCGGCGTCGATCGCGCGAGCCTCGCGGGCAGCGTGCTGCGGGCGGCCTCGGCCGATCCCGTGCGCCTGCCGTGCGCGGGTGACTGGGTGATCGTGCGCCGGTGGCCCGATGACCGCACCACGCTGGAGGTCGTGCTGCCCCGGCGCACGGTGATCGTCCGGCGCACCTCGGACAAGGACTCCTCCGGCCAGGTGCTCGCCGCCAACATCGACGTCGCCGCCGTGGTCGAGCCGATGGACTCGGGTCCGGACCTCGGTCGCATCGAGCGCTTCCTCGCCCTGGGCTGGGAGTCCGGCGCGGTGCCGATCGTGGTTCTCACCAAGTCGGACGTCTCCACCGACCCCGAGGCGGTCGCCGAGTCGGTGCGCGCGATCGCACCCGGCGTCGAGGTGGTCATCGTCAGTGCCGACCAGGGGGTCGGCCTCGACAAGCTCCGGCCGCTCATCGCGCACGGCCGCACGCTGGGCCTGCTCGGTCGCTCCGGCGCGGGCAAGTCGACGCTGGTCAACGCCCTGGCGGGCGCCACGGTCATGACCACCCAGGGGGTACGCCGGGTCGACGGCAAAGGCCGACACACGACCACCTATCGGGCGTTGATTCCGATCCCGGGCGGCGGTGCCGTCCTGGACACTCCCGGCGTGCGTGGCGTCGGTCTGCTCGACGGCTCCGACGGCCTCGACAAGGCCTTCGAGGACGTCGTCGACCTCATCGACCTGTGCCGGTTCAGTGATTGTGCTCACGAGGGGGAGCCGGGCTGCGCCGTGCGGGCGGCGCTCGCCGACGGTGACCTGGCACCGCGCCGCTGGGAGAGCTGGCAGCGGCTGCAGAAGGAACTCGCCTTCGAGGCCCGGCGCAAGGACGTGCGGACGCGGGCCGAGGAGAAGGAGCGCTGGAAGCGCCTCACCCAGCACAGCAGGGGCACGAGTCGCCCGTAA
- a CDS encoding MBL fold metallo-hydrolase: MTLHATAVLPDLEITTLEVGDFGNDAYLLRCRHTGEQLLIDAAADAKALTSLIGDGGLASVVTTHGHADHWKALAEIVASTGATAYAHPADAGSLPVPTQPLVDGDTVTVGSSSLEVIHLVGHTPGSIALLYRDPEGPPQIFTGDSLFPGGVGNTRGNAANFTSLLNDVIGKIFDRLPDSTIVHPGHGLPTTLGAERPSLPEWRERGW, encoded by the coding sequence GTGACTCTGCACGCGACCGCGGTCCTGCCCGATCTCGAGATCACCACGCTGGAGGTCGGCGACTTCGGCAACGACGCCTACCTGCTGCGCTGTCGCCACACCGGTGAGCAGCTCCTCATCGACGCGGCGGCCGACGCGAAGGCCCTCACCTCGCTGATCGGCGACGGCGGGCTCGCCTCGGTCGTCACGACCCACGGGCACGCCGACCACTGGAAGGCCCTGGCGGAGATCGTGGCCTCGACCGGCGCGACGGCCTACGCGCACCCGGCCGACGCCGGCTCGCTGCCCGTGCCGACGCAGCCGCTCGTCGACGGGGACACCGTGACGGTCGGCTCCAGCTCGCTGGAGGTGATCCACCTGGTCGGGCACACGCCGGGGTCGATCGCGCTGCTCTACCGGGACCCCGAGGGCCCGCCGCAGATCTTCACCGGCGACAGCCTCTTCCCCGGCGGGGTCGGCAACACGCGGGGCAACGCGGCGAACTTCACCAGCCTGCTCAACGACGTGATCGGCAAGATCTTCGACCGGCTGCCGGACTCGACGATCGTCCACCCCGGACACGGGCTCCCGACGACGCTGGGAGCGGAGCGCCCGTCCCTGCCCGAGTGGCGCGAGCGCGGCTGGTGA